The following coding sequences lie in one Maribacter forsetii DSM 18668 genomic window:
- a CDS encoding HTTM domain-containing protein has translation MLNRLLFQRIDNSPLIVFRIFFGILVSLECFGAIATGWVKRNLISPKYTFPFIDFEFLQPLPGNGMYFYFVLMGLLGLFIAVGFKYRLSIISFTVLWTATYLMQKTAYNNHYYLLILISLIMCFFPAERSRSYDVKMKPELESNSMYAYVKWAVVLQLFIVYVYASIAKMYGDWLDFSTIAVLMHSKKSYWLVGTILQEPWIHSIIGSVGILFDLLIVPALLWKPTRKAAFFISLFFHLFNSIIFQIGIFPYLSIAFSVFFFEPETIRKIFFKTKPAFVSSYSSTPNNSNTILVTAAIYFIIQLVLPIRHHAIKDDVLWSEEGHRMSWRMMLRSRQGKGRYKVVDNDTKEEFIIKPKDYVSRGQERKIFAYPDFAWQFAQYLKKEFEQEDRNVSVYLENSKISINRKPYVPFIDAKTDLAAETWYQTKHHDWILPSNFGKSKK, from the coding sequence TGCTACTGGTTGGGTAAAGCGGAATTTAATCTCACCCAAATACACTTTCCCTTTTATAGATTTTGAATTTCTACAACCACTGCCCGGTAATGGCATGTATTTCTATTTTGTATTAATGGGGTTACTAGGTCTTTTCATTGCCGTAGGGTTCAAATATCGATTAAGTATCATATCATTTACCGTGCTGTGGACTGCAACGTATTTGATGCAAAAAACGGCTTATAACAATCATTACTACTTACTCATATTAATATCATTGATAATGTGTTTTTTTCCTGCGGAAAGAAGTCGGTCCTACGATGTTAAAATGAAACCCGAACTAGAAAGCAATTCAATGTACGCCTATGTAAAATGGGCAGTAGTGCTTCAATTGTTTATTGTCTACGTATACGCCTCAATTGCTAAAATGTATGGAGATTGGCTTGATTTTAGTACCATAGCCGTATTAATGCATTCTAAAAAAAGTTATTGGTTAGTTGGTACTATTTTACAAGAACCGTGGATACATAGTATAATTGGATCTGTTGGTATTTTGTTTGATTTACTTATTGTACCCGCCCTACTCTGGAAACCAACAAGGAAAGCGGCTTTCTTTATCTCACTTTTCTTTCATCTATTCAATTCCATCATATTTCAGATTGGAATATTCCCTTATTTATCCATTGCCTTCAGTGTTTTCTTTTTTGAGCCAGAAACCATTCGTAAGATTTTCTTCAAGACAAAACCGGCATTTGTATCATCCTATTCTTCAACACCAAATAACAGCAACACAATTCTAGTAACAGCAGCTATCTACTTCATAATTCAATTAGTATTACCTATAAGACACCATGCCATTAAAGATGACGTGCTATGGAGCGAAGAAGGTCATAGAATGAGCTGGCGAATGATGCTACGTAGCAGACAGGGTAAAGGCAGATATAAAGTAGTTGACAATGACACTAAAGAAGAGTTCATCATAAAACCTAAAGATTATGTATCTAGAGGTCAAGAACGCAAAATATTTGCCTACCCGGATTTTGCTTGGCAGTTTGCCCAATACTTAAAAAAGGAGTTTGAACAAGAAGATAGAAACGTTTCGGTATACCTAGAAAACTCTAAAATCAGTATTAACCGCAAACCATATGTACCCTTTATAGACGCTAAAACTGATTTGGCGGCAGAGACATGGTACCAAACAAAACATCACGACTGGATTCTCCCCTCTAACTTCGGAAAGTCCAAAAAGTAG